The Dehalococcoidales bacterium DNA segment TGCCTCGACATGGTGCCAACCCTTTGCTATTTGACGGGCTGGCCGATGCCAAAGGATGCGGAGGGGGCCGTTATCTTCCAGGCGCTTGAGGACCCTGACCCGAGATAGGCGAGTGCCCGAGGAAGTACAGAAGTGATTAAGAGACGAAGGAGACAACCATGCCAGACAGACCGAACATAGTCCTGATTTATTCCGACCAGCACCGGGGCGATACTATTGGCTGTGTCGGACACCCGGTGATTCTCACCCCTAATCTGGATCGTATTGCGACAGAGGGGGTACTCTTCCGACGCTGCTCCACCAGCTCACCCCTCTGTGTGCCGGCAAGGGCAACACTAATCTCTGGTCACTGTGTGAATCAGCACGGCGCTTGGGACAATTCCGCTCCGGCGGACCGCCAGGGTTCCAGCCACGTGAGAAACATCAGGGATGCTAGTTATCACACCGCCCTCATCGGCAAGACGCACCTCCTTACCGACGAGCAGGGACTCCGTGACTGGGGCTACGAAGACACCATGGAGATACACAGCACTCTGGCCACCACCAGGACACGCAATCCATGGACTGAGTATCTTGCTGAGAAGGGACTACTTGACGCATACTCAGAGAGCATCCTAGAGTACAACCGGGTCAACTGGAGCTTCACCCGCATGCCTTGGAGGGAGCCGCCCGCCCCAATTCCCACTGAGGACCACGTCGACAACTTCGTTGGACGGAAGGCGGTCGACTGGATACGTAGCTACAAGGGTGATAAGCCTTTCTACCTTCAAGTCCTTTTCCCTGGTCCACATCCGCCCTTCAACTCTGCTCCCGAATATCGGGCTCTGTACCGACCCGATAAGATGCCCATCGGCATTCTGGAAAGCCCGAAACCGCCTATACCCCCGTACGTAGACTTTGTAATGAGATGGAGTGCGCCTCTCCAGGATATGACGCCACTGCAAATGCAGCTGCTGCGGACCTTCTACTACGCCAAGGTCACCATGATTGACGAGCGCATCGGGG contains these protein-coding regions:
- a CDS encoding sulfatase-like hydrolase/transferase; the protein is MPDRPNIVLIYSDQHRGDTIGCVGHPVILTPNLDRIATEGVLFRRCSTSSPLCVPARATLISGHCVNQHGAWDNSAPADRQGSSHVRNIRDASYHTALIGKTHLLTDEQGLRDWGYEDTMEIHSTLATTRTRNPWTEYLAEKGLLDAYSESILEYNRVNWSFTRMPWREPPAPIPTEDHVDNFVGRKAVDWIRSYKGDKPFYLQVLFPGPHPPFNSAPEYRALYRPDKMPIGILESPKPPIPPYVDFVMRWSAPLQDMTPLQMQLLRTFYYAKVTMIDERIGDILKALEERGMLHNTWIIYTSDHGENLGDHRLNQKVVFYETAVNVPFIIRPPGGTTGWQANGLTDHLDLINTLLDIAGASPLEHCDGSSLVPKVQAGPEGPDAQEGKERIFSEVAGYSMVRTERYKLAVDARTRQQLEFYDMEADPDELHNQVNEPSLDGLRQELQEQYLDPFLRDLDREKFTAFEERSQKSGRPGIQRS